Sequence from the Penaeus vannamei isolate JL-2024 chromosome 16, ASM4276789v1, whole genome shotgun sequence genome:
CCGCTTCCTCAACGTGTACAAGGGGTGGCTCAGCACGGTGGAGGCAGGCTCTCTCCGAACGCTCACCACTCTCGAGCACCTCGACCTTGGCTTCGGCTTCCTCACCGAAGTGCCTGAGGAGATCAGCCACATGCCCCAGCTGCGCGTCGTGGCCCTCGAGTACAACCAGATCAAGGAGGTCCCCCGGGAGCTGCTCCTGCCGCTGGCCGACAACCTCGAGCAACTCATCTTCGTGAGGAACGAGGTCGAGGCGGTGCCCGAGCTCGACTTCCTGCCTCACCTCACGTTCCTCGACCTGGAAGCCAACAACATCAGGAGCCTCCCGAAGAGGCTGCTGGGGGCGCTGCGTGGCCCGTGCGCCCTGTGGATCAACGACAACCCGCTGAGCGACGTGGCGGCCGCCATGCTGCTGCCCCTCCCCAACGGAAGCGAGATTCGCACCAACGCCTCGATCGCCGTCTGGGCGCAGAACGACGCCGAGATGTCGTCGATGTTCGACCGCGACTGGCGGGTCTACGACAAGAACCAGCAAGACCTCGACCTGTTCGTCCTGACCCACACCTGCGACGAAGCGCACGACACGCCGGCCGACTTCATCCACCCTTGCGAGGCCGAGTGAGCGACGCGGGAGGCCGGCGGCGGCGGGGAGCTGGGGTTGGCTGTCTGCAGAAGCACAgacatgtgtgtacatttatctatatatatacatatatagatagattaatagataaataaatatatatatatatatatacattcatatatatatatatatatatatatatatatatatatatatatatatatatatatatatatatatgtatatataatactatatatctatgtacatatgtatgtgatatatatatatatatatatatatatatatatatatatatatatatggatataaatgcatatat
This genomic interval carries:
- the LOC113824420 gene encoding leucine-rich repeat protein soc-2 homolog isoform X2, which translates into the protein MRLMKTTPLFLAALCCVAILSPAALGREISSQGGSTCPCHLEPAHDSYPGSGEGNLMWNCRDRLLPSVPTSCWAANANVTQVDLFNHHITTLRAGDFDALHNLRFLNVYKGWLSTVEAGSLRTLTTLEHLDLGFGFLTEVPEEISHMPQLRVVALEYNQIKEVPRELLLPLADNLEQLIFVRNEVEAVPELDFLPHLTFLDLEANNIRSLPKRLLGALRGPCALWINDNPLSDVAAAMLLPLPNGSEIRTNASIAVWAQNDAEMSSMFDRDWRVYDKNQQDLDLFVLTHTCDEAHDTPADFIHPCEAE
- the LOC113824420 gene encoding leucine-rich repeat protein soc-2 homolog isoform X1, which translates into the protein MDPESQSTVMAVDIMKTTPLFLAALCCVAILSPAALGREISSQGGSTCPCHLEPAHDSYPGSGEGNLMWNCRDRLLPSVPTSCWAANANVTQVDLFNHHITTLRAGDFDALHNLRFLNVYKGWLSTVEAGSLRTLTTLEHLDLGFGFLTEVPEEISHMPQLRVVALEYNQIKEVPRELLLPLADNLEQLIFVRNEVEAVPELDFLPHLTFLDLEANNIRSLPKRLLGALRGPCALWINDNPLSDVAAAMLLPLPNGSEIRTNASIAVWAQNDAEMSSMFDRDWRVYDKNQQDLDLFVLTHTCDEAHDTPADFIHPCEAE